A single window of Streptomyces sudanensis DNA harbors:
- a CDS encoding vitamin K epoxide reductase family protein: MTMTRDPHTRPAPAHARPAAPPAEGGAAGPGRALGWLLVVTGAAGVLASWVITLDKFRLLQDPHFTPGCSLNPVVSCGSVMKSEQATVFGFPNPMLGLVAYGVVVAIGAGLLAGARPRDWFWLGLNAGTLFGVGFCTWLMWQSLYEINALCLWCCLAWAATIVMFWHVTAENARHGRLPAPYGVRRFLGDFPWAPPALHLGCIGMLVLTRWWDFWTG, translated from the coding sequence ATGACGATGACCCGCGACCCGCACACGCGGCCCGCGCCCGCCCACGCACGCCCCGCCGCACCACCGGCGGAGGGCGGCGCGGCGGGTCCGGGCCGCGCCCTCGGCTGGCTGCTGGTGGTGACCGGCGCGGCGGGGGTGCTCGCCTCCTGGGTGATCACACTCGACAAGTTCAGGCTGCTTCAGGACCCCCACTTCACGCCCGGGTGCAGCCTCAACCCCGTCGTGTCGTGCGGCAGCGTCATGAAGAGCGAGCAGGCGACGGTGTTCGGGTTCCCGAACCCGATGCTCGGCCTCGTCGCGTACGGCGTGGTCGTCGCGATCGGCGCCGGACTGCTGGCGGGCGCCCGCCCCCGGGACTGGTTCTGGCTGGGCCTCAACGCGGGAACGCTCTTCGGGGTCGGCTTCTGCACCTGGCTGATGTGGCAGTCCCTGTACGAGATCAACGCCCTGTGCCTGTGGTGCTGCCTCGCCTGGGCCGCGACGATCGTGATGTTCTGGCACGTCACCGCGGAGAACGCGCGGCACGGCCGACTGCCCGCCCCGTATGGGGTGCGGCGCTTCCTCGGCGACTTCCCCTGGGCGCCGCCCGCCCTGCACCTCGGGTGCATCGGCATGCTCGTCCTGACCCGCTGGTGGGACTTCTGGACCGGCTGA
- a CDS encoding cytochrome P450 yields MTTTETGPARVSARDAARVAAVVVAPTLAAGAIVRRRGGMALAERYAADRRAIGLLTELRRRYGPGPLCADVAGRHFAVVLRAADAVRVLEGTPDPYSPATREKRAALEQFQPHGVLISRGAERTGRRALNEAALETGSQIHSLAPRMVRVVREETGLLLRSVASDTGELTWDDFAAAWDRAVRRVVLGDGARDDTALTAMLGRLRAAANWSVAAPRRTGLRERFEERLRAHVGRAEAGSLAAALAAVPAGPGLDPAGQVPHWLFAFDAAGIAAYRTLALLATHPAQEARVRDEASAADPTEPHLMPYTRACVLESVRLWPTTPFLLRESVRETDWGGVTLPAGTEFLIYAPFFHRDAALPHADRLAPDTWLEGTARETPGLFPFSAGPGACPGEDLVLFLTSTLLAALLERHVHLPERPGRLRPDRPLPRTLDHFGLRFAVVPRP; encoded by the coding sequence ATGACGACGACGGAGACGGGGCCGGCGCGGGTCTCGGCGCGCGACGCGGCGCGGGTGGCCGCCGTGGTGGTGGCGCCGACGCTCGCCGCCGGGGCGATCGTGCGGCGGCGCGGCGGCATGGCCCTGGCGGAGCGGTACGCGGCGGACCGCCGGGCGATCGGCCTGCTCACCGAGTTGCGGCGGCGGTACGGCCCCGGCCCCCTGTGCGCGGACGTGGCCGGGCGGCACTTCGCGGTGGTCCTGCGCGCCGCCGACGCCGTACGCGTCCTGGAGGGCACCCCCGACCCGTACTCGCCGGCCACCCGGGAGAAGCGGGCCGCGCTGGAGCAGTTCCAGCCGCACGGGGTGCTGATCTCGCGGGGCGCGGAGCGCACCGGACGGCGGGCCCTGAACGAGGCCGCCCTGGAGACCGGCAGCCAGATCCACAGCCTCGCGCCCCGGATGGTGCGCGTCGTGCGCGAGGAGACCGGGCTGCTGCTGCGGTCGGTGGCCTCCGACACGGGCGAACTGACCTGGGACGACTTCGCGGCGGCGTGGGACCGCGCCGTGCGGCGGGTCGTCCTCGGCGACGGCGCGCGTGACGACACCGCGCTCACCGCGATGCTGGGCCGTCTGCGCGCGGCCGCCAACTGGTCGGTCGCCGCCCCGCGCCGCACCGGCCTGCGGGAACGCTTCGAGGAGCGGTTGCGCGCCCACGTGGGACGCGCCGAGGCGGGCAGTCTCGCGGCGGCGCTCGCCGCCGTCCCCGCCGGGCCCGGCCTCGACCCGGCCGGGCAGGTGCCGCACTGGCTGTTCGCGTTCGACGCGGCGGGCATCGCCGCCTACCGGACCCTCGCCCTGCTGGCCACCCACCCCGCCCAGGAAGCCCGGGTGCGCGACGAGGCGTCCGCCGCCGACCCGACCGAGCCGCACCTGATGCCGTACACGCGCGCCTGCGTCCTGGAGTCGGTGCGGCTGTGGCCGACGACGCCCTTCCTGCTGCGCGAGTCGGTGCGGGAGACCGACTGGGGCGGCGTCACCCTGCCCGCCGGGACCGAGTTCCTGATCTACGCGCCGTTCTTCCACCGCGACGCCGCCCTGCCCCACGCGGACCGGCTCGCGCCCGACACCTGGCTCGAGGGGACCGCGCGGGAGACCCCGGGGCTGTTCCCCTTCAGCGCGGGGCCCGGCGCCTGCCCGGGCGAGGACCTGGTGCTGTTCCTGACGTCGACGCTGCTCGCCGCGCTCCTGGAGCGGCACGTCCACCTCCCGGAGCGGCCCGGGCGGCTGCGCCCCGACCGGCCGCTGCCGCGCACCCTGGACCACTTCGGCCTGCGCTTCGCGGTGGTCCCCCGCCCCTGA
- a CDS encoding DUF6479 family protein yields MEPLIAYGAEFAAKDHIVGIGPLVAGLLLVGFLIGGFWLGRRIWSREPAPPTPEEQPHRPPDAGLPGEVEGYRRPAEVPQGERRMMPYELKHENTEPDTSPMTDDDRKWRGAPSGGFGSGGPTTGS; encoded by the coding sequence ATGGAGCCTCTCATCGCATACGGCGCGGAGTTCGCCGCGAAGGATCACATCGTCGGGATCGGTCCGCTGGTGGCGGGCCTCCTCCTCGTGGGCTTCCTCATCGGCGGTTTCTGGCTGGGCCGGCGCATCTGGAGCAGGGAGCCGGCGCCCCCGACCCCGGAGGAGCAGCCGCACCGGCCGCCGGACGCCGGGCTGCCGGGTGAGGTGGAGGGCTACCGGCGGCCCGCCGAGGTGCCGCAGGGCGAGCGGCGGATGATGCCGTACGAGCTGAAGCACGAGAACACCGAGCCGGACACCTCCCCCATGACCGACGACGACCGCAAGTGGCGCGGGGCGCCCAGCGGCGGCTTCGGCAGCGGGGGCCCCACGACCGGCAGCTGA
- a CDS encoding bifunctional 3'-5' exonuclease/DNA polymerase, translating into MSERWALDGVEGGGARLVPLGRDCLPAGPVVTEPDLVTAVRSRPEVGRWVWRSTAGLYPRLLAAGVRVERCYDVEAAERLLLGHEGRLGEPRSAAAAWARLHHRPVPPDRPPPAAGPGAQSPLFEAAPGGPEVPLEGLLEVYADQQRRHAAAEHPDRMRLLTAAESAGALVAAEMHRAGLPWRADVHREVLHELLGERYAGGGEPRRLAELAAEVSAAFGRPVRPDLPADVVRAFAEAGIRIRSTRRWELAKVDHPAVEPLLAYKTLYRIWTAHGWSWLQDWVRDGRFRPEYVPGGAASGRWTTNGGGALQIPKVIRRAVVADEGWRLVVADADQLEPRVLAAISRDPGLMEAAGHDDDLYTRLSDRAFPGGRDHAKLALLGAIYGQTSGDGLRNLAALRRRFPRAVAYVDDAARAGEEGRAVRTWLGRTSPRAADDGEAGEAGIPQDDDRPPAGAGADARARGRFTRNFVVQGSAADWASLMLAALRRATAGMRAELVFFQHDEVIVHCPSREAEEVVAAVRAAGDLAGRIAFGDTPVRFPFTAAVVERYSDAK; encoded by the coding sequence GTGAGCGAGCGGTGGGCGCTGGACGGTGTCGAGGGCGGCGGGGCGAGGCTCGTCCCCCTCGGCCGGGACTGCCTGCCCGCCGGCCCCGTCGTCACCGAGCCCGACCTGGTGACGGCGGTGCGGTCGCGGCCGGAGGTCGGCCGGTGGGTGTGGCGGTCCACGGCCGGCCTCTATCCGCGACTCCTCGCCGCCGGCGTGCGCGTCGAGCGCTGCTACGACGTCGAGGCCGCCGAGCGACTGCTCCTCGGCCACGAGGGGCGGCTGGGCGAGCCCCGGTCGGCGGCGGCCGCCTGGGCGCGGCTGCACCACCGGCCGGTGCCGCCCGACCGCCCCCCGCCGGCGGCCGGGCCGGGCGCGCAGTCGCCGCTGTTCGAGGCGGCCCCCGGCGGCCCGGAGGTGCCGCTGGAGGGACTGCTGGAGGTGTACGCGGACCAGCAGCGGAGGCACGCCGCCGCCGAGCACCCGGACCGGATGCGGCTGCTGACGGCGGCCGAGTCGGCGGGGGCGCTGGTGGCCGCCGAGATGCACCGGGCGGGCCTGCCGTGGCGGGCGGACGTGCACCGGGAGGTGCTGCACGAGCTGCTGGGCGAGCGGTACGCGGGCGGGGGCGAGCCGCGCCGGCTGGCGGAGCTGGCGGCCGAGGTGTCGGCGGCGTTCGGTCGGCCGGTGCGCCCGGACCTGCCCGCGGACGTGGTCAGGGCGTTCGCGGAGGCCGGGATCAGGATCCGGTCGACGCGCCGCTGGGAGCTGGCGAAGGTGGACCACCCGGCGGTGGAGCCGCTCCTGGCGTACAAGACGCTGTACCGGATCTGGACGGCGCACGGCTGGAGCTGGTTGCAGGACTGGGTGCGCGACGGCCGGTTCCGGCCCGAGTACGTGCCGGGCGGGGCGGCCAGCGGGCGGTGGACGACGAACGGCGGCGGCGCGCTGCAGATACCGAAGGTGATCCGGCGGGCGGTCGTCGCCGACGAGGGATGGCGGCTCGTCGTGGCGGACGCCGACCAGCTGGAGCCGCGCGTACTGGCGGCGATCTCCCGCGATCCGGGGCTGATGGAGGCGGCGGGCCACGACGACGACCTGTACACGCGGCTGTCGGACCGGGCGTTCCCGGGCGGCCGCGACCACGCCAAGCTGGCGCTGCTCGGCGCGATCTACGGGCAGACCAGCGGTGACGGCCTGAGGAACCTGGCGGCGCTGCGGCGGCGCTTCCCCCGCGCGGTGGCGTACGTCGACGACGCGGCCCGCGCGGGCGAGGAGGGGCGGGCGGTCCGCACGTGGCTGGGCCGGACGAGCCCGCGCGCCGCGGACGACGGGGAGGCCGGGGAGGCGGGCATCCCGCAGGACGACGACCGGCCCCCGGCGGGGGCGGGGGCGGACGCCCGCGCCCGCGGCCGGTTCACGCGGAACTTCGTGGTGCAGGGCAGCGCCGCCGACTGGGCGTCGCTGATGCTGGCCGCGCTGCGGCGGGCGACCGCGGGGATGCGGGCCGAGCTGGTGTTCTTCCAGCACGACGAGGTGATCGTGCACTGCCCGTCGCGGGAGGCGGAGGAGGTCGTGGCGGCGGTCCGCGCGGCCGGCGACCTGGCCGGGCGGATCGCCTTCGGTGACACGCCGGTGCGGTTCCCGTTCACGGCGGCGGTGGTGGAGCGGTACTCCGACGCGAAGTGA
- the rpsN gene encoding 30S ribosomal protein S14, which translates to MAKKSKIARNERRRAVVERYAARRAELKELIRRPNTPEAERAAAQAELRRQPRDASATRVRNRDAVDGRPRGHLRKFGISRVRLREQAHAGFLPGVRKSSW; encoded by the coding sequence ATGGCGAAGAAGAGCAAGATCGCGCGCAACGAGCGGCGCAGGGCCGTCGTCGAGCGGTACGCCGCCCGGCGTGCCGAACTCAAGGAGCTCATCCGCCGCCCGAACACCCCCGAGGCCGAGCGGGCCGCCGCGCAGGCCGAGTTGCGTCGCCAGCCGCGCGACGCCAGCGCCACGCGGGTCCGCAACCGGGACGCCGTCGACGGCCGGCCCCGGGGCCACCTGCGGAAGTTCGGCATCTCGCGGGTGCGCCTGCGGGAACAGGCGCACGCCGGCTTCCTCCCCGGCGTGCGCAAGTCCTCCTGGTAG
- the rpmB gene encoding 50S ribosomal protein L28, whose amino-acid sequence MSAHCQLTGAQPGFGNRVSHSHRRTSRRFDPNIQRKRYWLPSEGRHVRLTLSARAVKTIDTIGIEAAVARIRARGVKV is encoded by the coding sequence TTGTCCGCCCACTGTCAGCTCACCGGCGCCCAGCCGGGCTTCGGCAACCGCGTCTCCCACTCCCACCGGCGCACCTCCCGCCGCTTCGACCCCAACATCCAGCGCAAGCGCTACTGGCTGCCCAGTGAGGGCCGCCACGTACGGCTCACCCTCAGCGCCCGCGCCGTCAAGACCATCGACACGATCGGCATCGAGGCCGCCGTCGCCCGCATCCGCGCGCGAGGGGTGAAGGTCTGA
- the rpmG gene encoding 50S ribosomal protein L33: MARDELRPIIKLRSTAGTGYTYVTRKNRRNDPDRLTLRKYDPVVGRHVDFREER; this comes from the coding sequence ATGGCCCGCGACGAACTACGCCCGATCATCAAGCTCCGGTCCACCGCCGGGACCGGTTACACCTACGTGACCCGCAAGAACCGCCGGAACGACCCCGACCGCCTGACCCTGCGCAAGTACGACCCGGTCGTCGGCCGGCACGTCGACTTCCGAGAGGAGCGCTGA
- a CDS encoding type B 50S ribosomal protein L31 — protein sequence MKPGIHPPYGPVVFRDKAGGFAFLTRSTMTSDKTVEWEDGRTYPVVDVEISSASHPFYTGQARVLDTAGRVERFERRYGAAGTGTAGGAGRREVR from the coding sequence GTGAAGCCCGGAATCCACCCCCCGTACGGCCCCGTCGTCTTCCGCGACAAGGCGGGCGGCTTCGCCTTCCTCACCCGGTCCACCATGACCAGCGACAAGACCGTGGAGTGGGAGGACGGCCGCACCTACCCGGTCGTCGACGTCGAGATCTCCTCGGCGAGCCACCCCTTCTACACCGGCCAGGCGCGCGTCCTCGACACCGCCGGGCGCGTGGAGCGCTTCGAGCGCCGCTACGGAGCGGCGGGCACCGGCACCGCCGGGGGCGCCGGGCGGCGCGAGGTCCGCTGA
- a CDS encoding CobW family GTP-binding protein, whose protein sequence is MPSVPLSVALVGGLHADARRAAVDRLLASVPGSVALHHDLSTAAEHGTVVRTVRDATGVLSTGETPLVNDCACCALREDLVPELERLAGTGLTRLAVVELWDSVEPKAMAEVVAAAGLDLTGVVTAVDPALVLPYLGNGDDLADAGLAAAASDRRTVADTWARQLEYAPVLAVLDSPDADDEDRALLAQLHPTARHVAVPDGDLAAAVLAGFDVEAAAAAQHPACALLPQEADAAGVGTWVWRARRPFHPGRLYAALEDLTCAAARSRGRFWLADRPDTLLAWDAAGGALCVESTGPWLAALPDAAWELEPPVRRAAAALDWDPEFGDRCQHLVFTSPGLDREGLAELLGSCLLTDEEYAAGRTAWKRLPSAFDTLLEV, encoded by the coding sequence ATGCCGTCCGTCCCCCTTTCCGTCGCCCTCGTCGGGGGGCTCCACGCCGACGCCCGGCGCGCCGCGGTGGACCGCCTGCTCGCCTCCGTGCCGGGGAGCGTCGCGCTCCACCACGACCTGTCCACCGCCGCGGAGCACGGCACGGTCGTCAGGACGGTCCGCGACGCGACCGGAGTGCTCTCCACCGGCGAGACGCCCCTCGTCAACGACTGCGCCTGCTGCGCGCTCCGCGAGGACCTGGTGCCCGAGCTGGAGCGGCTCGCCGGCACCGGCCTGACCCGGCTCGCCGTCGTGGAGCTGTGGGACTCGGTCGAGCCCAAGGCGATGGCCGAGGTCGTGGCCGCCGCCGGGCTCGACCTGACCGGGGTCGTCACCGCCGTGGACCCCGCGCTGGTCCTGCCGTACCTGGGCAACGGCGACGACCTGGCGGACGCCGGGCTGGCGGCCGCCGCCTCGGACCGGCGGACGGTCGCCGACACCTGGGCCCGGCAGCTGGAGTACGCGCCGGTGCTCGCGGTACTGGACAGTCCGGACGCCGACGACGAGGACCGCGCGCTGCTCGCCCAGCTCCACCCGACGGCACGCCACGTCGCCGTACCGGACGGGGATCTGGCCGCGGCCGTCCTCGCCGGGTTCGACGTGGAGGCCGCCGCGGCCGCCCAGCACCCGGCCTGCGCGCTCCTCCCGCAGGAGGCGGACGCGGCCGGTGTGGGCACCTGGGTGTGGCGCGCCCGCCGGCCCTTCCACCCCGGGCGGCTGTACGCGGCGCTGGAGGACCTGACCTGCGCCGCGGCCCGCAGCCGCGGCCGCTTCTGGCTCGCGGACCGGCCCGACACGCTGCTCGCCTGGGACGCGGCGGGCGGCGCCCTGTGCGTGGAGAGCACCGGTCCGTGGCTGGCCGCGCTGCCGGACGCCGCCTGGGAGCTGGAGCCGCCGGTGCGCCGGGCCGCCGCCGCGCTGGACTGGGACCCGGAGTTCGGGGACCGCTGCCAGCACCTCGTCTTCACCTCGCCCGGCCTGGACCGCGAAGGACTCGCCGAACTGCTCGGCTCCTGCCTGCTCACCGACGAGGAGTACGCCGCCGGCCGCACGGCCTGGAAGCGCCTCCCGTCCGCCTTCGACACCCTCCTGGAGGTCTGA
- the rpsR gene encoding 30S ribosomal protein S18: MPQNRSADRKPAKGRSRSSSGSRPRSDKGNPLERAGITYVDYKDTDLLRRFISDRGKIRSRRVTRVTAQQQRQIARAVKNAREMALLPYASQAR, from the coding sequence GTGCCCCAGAACCGTTCCGCCGACCGCAAGCCCGCCAAGGGCCGCTCCCGTTCCTCCTCCGGTTCCCGGCCCCGCTCGGACAAGGGGAACCCCCTGGAGCGGGCCGGGATCACCTACGTCGACTACAAGGACACCGACCTGCTGCGGAGGTTCATCTCCGACCGGGGCAAGATCCGCAGCCGCAGGGTGACCCGCGTCACGGCCCAGCAGCAGCGGCAGATCGCCAGGGCCGTCAAGAACGCCCGCGAGATGGCGCTGCTGCCGTACGCGTCGCAGGCCCGCTGA
- a CDS encoding DUF397 domain-containing protein, which yields MAATELHGVVWQKSRHSNSQGSCVEFAKLPGGDVAVRNSRFPDGPALVYTPAEIEALLLGVKDGEFDHLVGG from the coding sequence ATGGCGGCCACAGAGCTTCACGGAGTCGTCTGGCAGAAGAGCAGGCACAGCAATTCGCAGGGATCCTGCGTCGAATTCGCCAAGCTGCCCGGCGGGGACGTGGCGGTGCGCAACTCGCGGTTCCCCGACGGGCCCGCCCTGGTCTACACCCCCGCGGAGATCGAGGCCCTCCTCCTGGGCGTCAAGGACGGGGAGTTCGACCACCTCGTCGGCGGCTGA
- a CDS encoding ATP-binding protein: MATNGSTMLKPLRQGPPPVDAASASSSASCALPARHEAVRGARQFTRTILAQWKLDDRFDDVALVVSELVTNALRHALPAGAPHEHPLDPPVRLHLMRWAGRLVCAVRDSSPDTPAVRVPDGDLSAESGRGLFLVESFSDSWGWHPLAGALRGKVVWALFRLPDRP; encoded by the coding sequence ATGGCCACGAATGGATCGACCATGCTCAAGCCGTTACGGCAGGGGCCTCCCCCGGTCGATGCCGCGTCCGCGTCGAGCTCGGCGTCGTGCGCGCTGCCCGCCCGGCACGAGGCGGTGCGCGGGGCCCGGCAGTTCACCCGCACGATCCTCGCGCAGTGGAAACTCGACGACCGGTTCGACGACGTCGCGCTCGTCGTCTCCGAACTCGTCACCAACGCGCTGCGGCACGCGCTGCCCGCGGGCGCCCCGCACGAGCACCCGCTCGACCCGCCGGTGCGGCTGCACCTGATGCGCTGGGCGGGCCGGCTCGTGTGCGCGGTGCGCGACTCGAGTCCGGACACGCCCGCGGTACGGGTCCCCGACGGGGACCTCTCCGCGGAGTCGGGGCGCGGGCTGTTCCTGGTCGAGTCGTTCAGCGACAGCTGGGGCTGGCACCCGCTGGCGGGGGCGCTGCGCGGGAAGGTCGTGTGGGCGCTGTTCCGGCTCCCGGACCGGCCGTGA
- a CDS encoding helix-turn-helix domain-containing protein, whose amino-acid sequence MTATESGGSVVRRILLGSQLRRLREARGITREAAGYSIRASESKISRLELGRVSFKARDVEDLLTLYGVTDEKEREALLALVREANVAGWWHSYGDVLPGWFQTYIGLEGAASLIRIYEVQFVHGLLQTEAYAHAVVSRGTCSATSAAEVDRRVALRLERQKVLVSEHAPLFHAVLDEAALRRPYGDRSVMRDQVRHLIEMSERPNITLQVMPFSFGGHSGESGAFTMLRFPESDLSDIVYLEQLTGALYIDKRDEVAQYERAMERLHADSPGPEESRDLLRGLLQLI is encoded by the coding sequence GTGACCGCGACTGAATCCGGCGGTTCCGTGGTGCGGCGCATCCTGCTGGGCTCACAGCTCAGGAGACTGCGCGAGGCACGCGGCATCACCCGGGAGGCCGCCGGCTACTCGATCCGGGCGTCCGAATCCAAGATCAGCCGGCTGGAGTTGGGAAGGGTGAGCTTCAAGGCGAGGGACGTGGAGGACCTGCTCACGCTCTACGGGGTGACCGACGAGAAGGAGCGCGAGGCGCTGCTGGCCCTCGTCCGGGAGGCCAACGTCGCCGGCTGGTGGCACAGCTACGGCGACGTCCTGCCCGGGTGGTTCCAGACGTACATCGGACTGGAGGGCGCCGCCTCGCTCATCCGCATCTACGAGGTGCAGTTCGTCCACGGCCTGCTGCAGACCGAGGCGTACGCGCACGCGGTCGTCTCCCGGGGGACCTGCTCCGCCACCTCGGCCGCCGAGGTCGACCGCCGCGTCGCGCTGCGCCTGGAGCGGCAGAAGGTCCTCGTCTCCGAGCACGCCCCGCTGTTTCACGCCGTTCTCGACGAGGCCGCGCTGCGCCGCCCGTACGGCGACCGCTCGGTCATGCGCGACCAGGTGAGGCACCTGATCGAGATGTCGGAGCGGCCCAACATCACGCTCCAGGTCATGCCGTTCAGCTTCGGCGGGCACTCCGGGGAGAGCGGCGCCTTCACCATGCTGCGGTTCCCCGAGTCCGACCTCTCCGACATCGTCTACCTGGAGCAGCTGACGGGCGCCCTCTACATCGACAAGCGCGACGAGGTCGCCCAGTACGAGCGCGCCATGGAGAGGCTCCACGCGGACAGCCCCGGTCCGGAAGAGAGCCGGGATCTTCTCCGGGGGCTTCTCCAACTGATCTGA
- a CDS encoding aldehyde dehydrogenase family protein: MSYFRDLALQYIDGEWRAGGGSWDIIDFNPYNEEKLASITVATVEEVDQAYRAAERAQPGWAATNPYARRGVLERALRIIEDREDDLVEAIVAELGGTRGKAAFELHLAREFMREAIHLSLRPEGRILPSPIDGKENRVYRLPVGVVGVISPFNFPFLLSLKVVAPALALGNAVVLKPHQNTPILGGTMLAKVFEDAGLPPGVLNVVVTDIAEIGDALLEHPVPSVIAFTGSDRVGRHVATVCASHFKRTVLECGGNSALVVLDDADVDYAVDAAVFSRFVHQGQACMAANRVLVDRSLMAEFTEKFVARVRALRTGDPAEPETHIGPLINSSQVESVMAAVQQTVAAGARVLVGGTSEGNVVAPTVLADVPADAAVLGQEIFGPVALLIPFDGEDEAVRIANDTPYGLSGGVHTRDVERGVRFARRVHTGMIHVNDAIVHDEPIVPFGGEKHSGVGRLNGDATVEAFTTQKWISVQHARSTFPI; this comes from the coding sequence ATGTCCTACTTCAGAGATCTGGCCCTGCAGTACATCGACGGTGAATGGCGGGCCGGCGGCGGCTCGTGGGACATCATCGACTTCAACCCGTACAACGAGGAGAAGCTCGCCTCCATAACCGTCGCCACCGTCGAGGAGGTCGACCAGGCGTACCGCGCCGCCGAGAGGGCGCAGCCCGGATGGGCCGCGACCAACCCGTACGCACGGCGCGGCGTCCTGGAGCGGGCCCTGCGGATCATCGAGGACCGCGAGGACGACCTGGTCGAGGCGATCGTCGCGGAGCTCGGCGGCACGCGCGGCAAGGCGGCCTTCGAGCTCCACCTCGCCCGCGAGTTCATGCGCGAGGCGATCCACCTGTCGCTGCGGCCCGAGGGCCGGATCCTCCCGTCGCCCATCGACGGCAAGGAGAACCGGGTCTACCGGCTGCCGGTCGGCGTCGTCGGCGTGATCAGCCCGTTCAACTTCCCCTTCCTGCTCTCGCTGAAGGTCGTCGCCCCGGCGCTGGCGCTCGGCAACGCGGTGGTGCTCAAGCCGCACCAGAACACCCCGATCCTCGGCGGCACCATGCTGGCCAAGGTCTTCGAGGACGCGGGACTGCCGCCCGGCGTCCTCAACGTCGTCGTCACCGACATCGCGGAGATCGGCGACGCGCTGCTGGAGCACCCCGTCCCCAGCGTCATCGCCTTCACCGGCTCGGACCGCGTCGGCAGGCACGTCGCCACGGTGTGCGCCTCCCACTTCAAGCGGACCGTCCTGGAGTGCGGCGGCAACAGCGCGCTCGTCGTCCTCGACGACGCGGACGTCGACTACGCCGTCGACGCGGCGGTGTTCAGCCGCTTCGTCCACCAGGGGCAGGCGTGCATGGCCGCCAACCGCGTCCTGGTGGACCGGTCCCTGATGGCGGAGTTCACCGAGAAGTTCGTGGCCAGGGTGCGGGCGTTGAGGACGGGCGACCCGGCCGAGCCCGAGACCCACATCGGCCCGCTGATCAACTCCTCGCAGGTGGAGTCGGTCATGGCCGCCGTCCAGCAGACCGTCGCGGCCGGCGCCCGGGTGCTGGTGGGCGGCACCAGCGAGGGCAACGTCGTCGCGCCGACCGTGCTGGCCGACGTCCCGGCCGACGCCGCCGTCCTCGGCCAGGAGATATTCGGCCCGGTCGCCCTCCTCATCCCGTTCGACGGGGAGGACGAGGCCGTCCGCATCGCCAATGACACCCCGTACGGCCTGAGCGGCGGCGTCCACACCCGTGACGTCGAGCGCGGCGTCCGGTTCGCCCGGCGCGTCCACACGGGCATGATCCACGTCAACGACGCCATCGTCCACGACGAGCCGATCGTGCCCTTCGGCGGCGAGAAGCACTCCGGTGTCGGGCGGCTCAACGGCGACGCGACCGTGGAGGCGTTCACCACCCAGAAGTGGATCTCCGTCCAGCACGCGCGCAGCACCTTCCCCATCTGA
- a CDS encoding PadR family transcriptional regulator, translating into MSAIRLLVLGAVRQHGRAHGYQVRNDLEYWGAHEWSNAKPGSIYHALKQMAKQGLLRAHETAPSTAGGPPRTEYEITDEGTEEYFALLRQALTAHDQKPDSLAAALGFLVDLPREEALDLLRQRVAGLERWRTAVTEHYTPEGGPERLGHIGEIMNLWLHQTDADAAWTRGLVERVEGGAYTFAGEGAPFVGVLAEGQENPYATGTRHPGDRG; encoded by the coding sequence ATGTCGGCGATCCGGCTGCTGGTGCTCGGCGCCGTCCGCCAGCACGGGCGGGCACACGGCTACCAGGTGCGCAACGACCTGGAGTACTGGGGCGCCCACGAGTGGTCGAACGCCAAACCGGGCTCGATCTACCACGCCCTGAAGCAGATGGCGAAGCAGGGCCTGCTGCGCGCCCACGAGACCGCGCCCAGCACCGCCGGGGGGCCGCCCCGCACCGAGTACGAGATCACCGACGAGGGCACCGAGGAGTACTTCGCCCTGCTCCGCCAGGCCCTCACGGCGCACGACCAGAAGCCCGACAGCCTCGCCGCCGCCCTCGGCTTCCTCGTCGACCTGCCCCGCGAGGAGGCCCTGGACCTGCTCCGGCAGCGCGTCGCGGGGCTGGAGCGCTGGCGGACGGCCGTCACCGAGCACTACACGCCCGAGGGGGGCCCCGAGCGGCTGGGGCACATCGGGGAGATCATGAACCTCTGGCTCCACCAGACCGACGCGGACGCCGCCTGGACCCGCGGCCTCGTCGAGCGCGTCGAGGGCGGCGCGTACACCTTCGCCGGCGAGGGCGCCCCGTTCGTCGGCGTCCTCGCCGAAGGCCAGGAGAACCCGTACGCGACGGGCACCCGGCACCCCGGCGACCGGGGCTGA